One part of the Brevundimonas subvibrioides ATCC 15264 genome encodes these proteins:
- a CDS encoding aldo/keto reductase, with amino-acid sequence MTRMTSFSDGTSVPILGQGTWMIGDDPKTRDAEQAALARGIDLGLTLIDTAELYGDGRSERLVGEVIAGRRDEVFLVSKIKPENAGEMTMMLHCEKSLERLGVERLDLYLLHWSSRHPLEEIVAGFEELIDEGMIARWGVSNLDLKTMNRLEAIDGGDLCSANQVLYHLGSRGIEFDLLPWSQERIMPLMAYSPLGRGDILNHPALQAVADRHDATPAQIALAAVLRQEGVIAIPKASTVDHVEANAAALEIELDAEDIAVLDRAFPPPTTSQPLDII; translated from the coding sequence ATGACCCGCATGACCAGCTTCTCCGACGGCACCTCGGTGCCCATCCTCGGCCAGGGCACCTGGATGATCGGCGACGATCCGAAGACGCGCGACGCCGAGCAGGCGGCGCTGGCGCGGGGGATCGACCTGGGCCTGACCCTGATCGACACGGCCGAACTGTATGGCGACGGCCGCTCCGAGCGGCTGGTGGGCGAGGTCATCGCCGGCCGGCGCGACGAGGTCTTCCTGGTGTCCAAGATCAAGCCCGAGAACGCGGGCGAGATGACCATGATGCTCCACTGCGAGAAGTCGCTGGAACGGCTGGGGGTCGAGCGCCTCGACCTCTATCTGCTGCACTGGTCGAGCCGCCATCCGCTCGAGGAGATCGTCGCCGGCTTCGAGGAACTGATCGACGAGGGCATGATCGCCCGCTGGGGCGTCTCCAACCTCGACCTCAAGACCATGAACCGGCTGGAGGCGATCGACGGCGGCGACCTGTGCTCGGCCAACCAGGTCCTCTACCACCTCGGCTCGCGCGGGATCGAGTTCGACCTTCTGCCCTGGTCGCAGGAGCGGATCATGCCGCTGATGGCCTATTCGCCGCTGGGGCGCGGCGACATCCTCAACCACCCGGCGCTCCAGGCCGTCGCGGACCGCCACGACGCCACCCCCGCCCAGATCGCCCTGGCCGCCGTCCTGCGTCAGGAGGGGGTCATCGCCATCCCGAAAGCCTCCACGGTCGACCACGTCGAGGCCAATGCCGCCGCGCTCGAGATCGAGCTGGACGCCGAGGACATCGCGGTGCTCGACCGCGCCTTCCCGCCGCCCACCACCAGCCAGCCGCTGGATATCATCTGA
- a CDS encoding lysozyme inhibitor LprI family protein, translated as MRTLWIVAAAMIAVAGVGGVVTRAVAIAGRGPQGLDACRSAETRAGLRDAILTRIAARGGEVDGAFAFSLDTPRLEAVDYTADRTVCGGVARMSVPEHRRAALDGVSELSDSVRFMIEPSRTGSGRVVALIGGGDVMANWLGAPPAPPAPPSPELLQAGYVAEAVEVVDAPADPEPVEEAPPARRPVERATPERTPTAARAPSPPVPTTPSTRPAPRRPVPAPPVRRADTPPPPPPPPARPSFDCRRARNSAERTICADPGLADLDVAMARRYARMQNNVDGKAAQILRDEQREWLRRRDACETRSCLALMYETRAARMDRMG; from the coding sequence ATGAGGACACTCTGGATCGTGGCGGCGGCGATGATCGCCGTCGCTGGCGTCGGCGGGGTCGTGACGCGGGCCGTCGCGATCGCCGGGCGCGGACCGCAGGGGCTGGACGCCTGTCGCAGCGCCGAGACGCGCGCGGGCCTCCGCGACGCCATCCTGACCCGGATCGCGGCCCGGGGCGGCGAGGTGGACGGAGCCTTCGCCTTCTCGCTGGACACGCCGCGTCTGGAAGCCGTCGACTACACCGCCGACCGGACCGTCTGCGGCGGCGTCGCCCGGATGTCGGTGCCCGAACACCGCCGCGCGGCCCTGGACGGGGTCTCCGAACTGTCCGACAGCGTCCGCTTCATGATCGAGCCCTCGCGCACCGGATCGGGCCGTGTGGTGGCCCTGATCGGCGGCGGCGACGTCATGGCCAACTGGCTGGGGGCGCCGCCCGCGCCGCCCGCGCCGCCATCCCCCGAACTGCTGCAGGCCGGCTATGTCGCCGAGGCGGTGGAGGTCGTTGATGCGCCCGCCGACCCCGAACCGGTCGAGGAGGCTCCGCCCGCCCGTCGTCCGGTCGAACGCGCCACCCCGGAGCGAACCCCGACGGCGGCCCGTGCGCCGTCCCCTCCCGTCCCGACGACGCCTTCGACACGACCCGCGCCCCGCCGACCTGTGCCCGCGCCGCCGGTCCGCCGCGCCGACACCCCACCTCCGCCTCCGCCGCCTCCGGCCCGGCCCAGTTTCGACTGCCGCCGCGCCCGCAACAGCGCCGAGCGCACCATCTGCGCCGACCCCGGCCTGGCCGACCTCGATGTCGCGATGGCGCGCCGCTACGCCCGGATGCAGAACAACGTCGACGGCAAGGCGGCCCAGATTCTGCGCGACGAGCAGCGCGAATGGCTCCGCCGCCGCGACGCCTGCGAAACCCGGTCCTGCCTTGCTCTGATGTACGAGACCCGCGCGGCGCGCATGGACCGGATGGGGTGA
- the dnaA gene encoding chromosomal replication initiator protein DnaA: protein MGGTGLATTSMTDPDRIWNEASVRLRAEIGEGPFSSYIAPSAVRIDAAGNLILVTPTGYARDWVRKNALRRLNELWLGLDGLSRRLDVRCRAEVSSAPPASAVALPSLSSVGLETPVAPTIAPVTDGARAVRAAGLQERLTFDSFVEGQGNAFALAIARQTASWADGHFNPIFFCGPYGYGKTHLLNAIAWEAQRLRPDAKVVYLTAERFLSTFVKAMQDRSTAAFKESLRSADMLLLDDVQFVGGKASTQEELLSTLTALIEDGKRIVLSADRPPMALTEVEPRLRSHLAAGLTCPVEPADRSLKIAVAQNRIAAFARLGVVNGEAQREVLEQLVDRTPGSVRELEGAVNTLAAAAGPRLTSLGVDEALTLLGSALRGGPERRITVDEIQKTVAEHFNMKQADLLSERRTRAVARPRQIAMWLCKQHTTRSYPDIGRRFGGRDHTTVLHGVRKIEELMPLDDQIAKDVEALTRKLRG from the coding sequence ATGGGGGGCACAGGGTTGGCGACGACGAGCATGACGGATCCGGACCGTATCTGGAACGAGGCTTCGGTGAGGCTCCGTGCTGAAATCGGCGAAGGCCCGTTCAGCTCCTATATCGCGCCGTCGGCCGTCCGGATCGACGCGGCCGGGAACCTGATCCTGGTCACGCCGACCGGCTATGCCCGCGACTGGGTCCGCAAGAACGCCCTGCGCCGCCTGAACGAACTGTGGCTGGGCCTGGACGGTCTGTCGCGCCGTCTGGACGTCCGCTGCCGGGCCGAGGTGTCCTCCGCGCCCCCGGCCTCGGCCGTGGCCCTTCCGTCGCTGTCGTCGGTCGGGCTGGAGACACCGGTGGCACCGACGATCGCCCCGGTCACCGACGGTGCCCGCGCGGTCCGCGCCGCCGGCCTGCAGGAACGTCTGACCTTCGACAGCTTCGTCGAGGGCCAAGGCAACGCCTTCGCCCTGGCCATCGCACGCCAGACGGCCAGCTGGGCCGACGGGCACTTCAATCCGATCTTCTTCTGCGGCCCCTATGGCTACGGCAAGACGCACCTGCTGAACGCCATCGCCTGGGAGGCGCAGCGGCTCCGTCCCGACGCCAAGGTGGTCTACCTGACCGCCGAGCGCTTCCTGTCGACCTTCGTCAAGGCGATGCAGGACCGCTCGACCGCCGCCTTCAAGGAAAGCCTGCGCTCAGCCGACATGCTGCTGCTGGATGATGTCCAGTTCGTCGGCGGCAAGGCCTCCACCCAGGAAGAGTTGCTGTCGACGCTGACGGCCCTGATCGAGGACGGCAAGCGCATCGTCCTGTCGGCCGACCGTCCGCCGATGGCCCTGACCGAGGTCGAGCCGCGCCTGCGCAGCCACCTGGCGGCCGGCCTGACCTGCCCGGTCGAGCCCGCCGACCGCTCGCTGAAGATCGCCGTGGCCCAGAACCGCATCGCCGCCTTCGCCCGTCTGGGCGTGGTCAATGGCGAGGCCCAGCGCGAGGTGCTGGAACAGCTGGTCGACCGCACGCCGGGCTCGGTGCGCGAACTGGAAGGGGCCGTGAACACCCTGGCGGCCGCGGCCGGACCGCGCCTGACGTCGCTGGGCGTCGACGAGGCCCTGACCCTGCTGGGCTCGGCCCTGCGCGGCGGGCCGGAGCGCCGCATCACCGTGGACGAGATCCAGAAGACGGTGGCCGAGCATTTCAACATGAAACAGGCCGACCTGCTCAGCGAGCGCCGCACCCGTGCCGTCGCCCGCCCGCGTCAGATCGCGATGTGGCTGTGCAAGCAGCACACGACCCGGTCCTATCCCGACATCGGTCGCCGCTTCGGCGGGCGTGACCACACCACGGTCTTGCACGGCGTGCGCAAGATCGAGGAACTGATGCCGCTGGACGACCAGATCGCCAAGGACGTCGAGGCGCTGACGCGCAAGCTGCGGGGCTAG
- a CDS encoding alpha/beta fold hydrolase — protein sequence MQTRILETDGLTQQVLEDGPEGGPLVLLIHGFPELGISWRAQVKALGEAGYRAVAPDMRGYGGTDRPERTEDHSILHLVGDMVDLVRALGRSDCTVVGHDWGAPVAWHCALMRPDLFTAVAGLSVPFQPRRAGGPPTPAMAALAKRAGKGELYMNQFQAPDAHRIFETDVATALRKGFYSYDGATPDGRQSTGFIAPGHDFLSEVPDDATLPPWMSPPHFAEYVSAFGAGGFKGPIDWYRCLDLNWSLTAFLQGQKIRQPSMFMVGERDPVRHYAGQHEARLKDWLTDLRGQTVLPGAGHWLQQERPDAVNAALIGFLKSL from the coding sequence ATGCAGACCCGCATCCTCGAGACCGACGGCCTGACCCAGCAGGTGCTGGAGGACGGCCCCGAAGGCGGCCCCCTGGTCCTGCTGATCCACGGCTTCCCGGAACTGGGGATCAGCTGGCGGGCCCAGGTCAAGGCGCTGGGCGAGGCCGGCTACCGCGCCGTCGCGCCCGATATGCGGGGCTATGGCGGGACCGACCGGCCGGAGCGCACCGAGGACCATTCGATCCTGCATCTGGTCGGGGACATGGTCGATCTGGTCCGGGCGCTGGGGCGGAGCGACTGCACCGTCGTCGGTCACGACTGGGGCGCGCCGGTGGCCTGGCACTGCGCCCTGATGCGACCGGACCTGTTCACGGCGGTGGCGGGCCTGTCGGTGCCGTTCCAGCCGCGCCGCGCGGGCGGTCCGCCCACCCCGGCCATGGCCGCCCTGGCGAAACGGGCCGGCAAGGGCGAGCTCTACATGAACCAGTTCCAGGCCCCCGACGCCCATCGGATCTTCGAGACCGATGTGGCGACGGCGCTCAGGAAGGGCTTCTACAGCTACGACGGCGCGACGCCCGACGGCCGGCAATCCACCGGCTTCATCGCCCCCGGCCACGACTTCCTGTCCGAGGTGCCCGACGACGCCACCCTGCCGCCGTGGATGAGCCCGCCGCATTTCGCCGAATATGTCTCGGCCTTCGGCGCGGGCGGCTTCAAGGGACCGATCGACTGGTACCGCTGTCTGGACCTCAACTGGTCCCTCACCGCCTTCCTGCAGGGCCAGAAGATCCGCCAGCCGTCGATGTTCATGGTCGGGGAGCGCGATCCGGTCCGCCACTACGCCGGTCAGCACGAGGCGCGGCTCAAGGACTGGCTGACCGACCTGCGCGGCCAGACCGTGCTGCCGGGCGCGGGCCACTGGCTGCAGCAGGAACGGCCCGACGCGGTCAATGCGGCGCTGATCGGGTTCCTGAAATCCCTCTGA
- the dnaN gene encoding DNA polymerase III subunit beta: MQLTIERSALLKALGHVQSVVERRNTIPILSNVLLSAGRDRLSFAATDLDMEIVDEADATVQVEGQITAPAHTLYEIVRKLPDGAEVALTYNGDDPRLTVQAGRSKFNLPVLPAGDFPVMSTDQSGARFTLMKDDLARLIDKTRFAVSTEETRYYLNGLYLHTVAEGGIPLLRAVATDGHRLALAETPAPEGAAGGPGVIVPRKTIDQVRRLLDDGTGPVEISVSPQKIRFEFGQASLTSKVIDGAFPDYMRVIPKGNDKQADIDNAVFASAVDRVATISAEKSRSVKLAFELDRVTLTVRNMEAGQGVEEVEIGYSEAPFEIGFNARYLLDVAGQITGENATFLFADPASPTLVLDPGDPGVQYVLMPLRV; this comes from the coding sequence ATGCAACTGACCATCGAACGATCCGCGCTCCTGAAGGCCCTCGGGCATGTGCAGAGCGTGGTCGAACGCCGGAACACCATTCCGATCCTGTCCAATGTGCTGCTGTCGGCGGGCCGCGATCGGCTGAGCTTCGCCGCCACCGATCTGGACATGGAGATCGTGGACGAGGCCGACGCCACCGTTCAGGTCGAGGGCCAGATCACCGCCCCCGCCCACACCCTGTACGAGATCGTGCGCAAACTGCCCGACGGGGCCGAGGTCGCCCTGACCTACAACGGCGACGATCCGCGGCTGACGGTGCAGGCGGGGCGCTCCAAGTTCAATCTGCCGGTTCTGCCGGCGGGCGACTTCCCCGTGATGTCGACCGACCAGTCGGGCGCGCGCTTCACCCTGATGAAGGACGATCTGGCCCGCCTGATCGACAAGACCCGGTTCGCGGTCTCGACCGAGGAGACGCGCTACTATCTGAACGGCCTGTACCTGCACACGGTGGCGGAAGGCGGCATTCCCCTGCTGCGCGCCGTGGCGACCGACGGCCACCGCCTGGCCCTGGCCGAGACGCCCGCGCCCGAAGGCGCCGCCGGCGGTCCCGGCGTGATCGTGCCCAGAAAGACCATCGACCAGGTCCGCCGCCTGCTGGACGACGGCACGGGCCCGGTCGAGATCTCGGTCAGCCCGCAAAAGATCCGCTTCGAGTTCGGCCAGGCGTCGCTGACGTCCAAGGTCATCGACGGCGCCTTCCCCGACTACATGCGCGTCATTCCCAAGGGGAACGACAAACAGGCCGACATCGACAATGCCGTCTTCGCCTCGGCCGTCGACCGCGTGGCCACCATCTCGGCCGAGAAGAGCCGGTCGGTGAAACTGGCCTTCGAGCTGGACCGCGTGACCCTGACGGTGCGCAACATGGAGGCCGGCCAGGGCGTGGAGGAGGTCGAGATCGGCTATTCCGAAGCCCCGTTCGAGATCGGCTTCAACGCCCGCTACCTGCTGGACGTCGCCGGCCAGATCACCGGCGAGAACGCGACCTTCCTGTTCGCAGACCCGGCCAGCCCCACGCTGGTGCTCGATCCGGGCGATCCGGGCGTCCAGTATGTGCTGATGCCGCTGAGGGTCTAG
- the gyrB gene encoding DNA topoisomerase (ATP-hydrolyzing) subunit B, whose translation MTDEPIHERTADNAEEAAYGAESIKVLKGLDAVRKRPGMYIGDTDDGSGLHHMVYEVVDNAIDEALAGHADLVEVILNADGSVTVTDNGRGIPVDIHAEEGVSAAEVIMTQLHAGGKFDQNSYKVSGGLHGVGVSVVNALSDWLKLVIFRNGQRHEMKFERGDTVESLRVTGEAPMRENGKVLSGTQVTFYPSVTTFAHIDFDLKTLEHRLRELAFLNSGVVIKLQDHRGVEPFEEILHYEGGVEAFVRHLDKSKTPILKDVIVIRGKRDNIEIDLALWWNDSYHETMLCFTNNIPQRDGGTHLSAFRTSLTKVMGAYMESSGALKKEKVAPTGEDAREGLTCVLSVKVPDPKFSSQTKDKLVSSEVRPAVEGLCTDGLNQWFEEHPVEAKAVVAKIIEAASAREAARKARDLTRRKSALDISSLPGKLADCQERDPAKSELFIVEGDSAGGSAKQARNRENQAVLPLRGKILNVERARFDRMLSSELIGTLILALGTGIGRDDFNADKLRYHKIILMADADVDGAHIRTLLLTFFYRQMPELIERGHVFIAQPPLYKVSKGKQSRYLKDQSEMDSYLIEEGSSDAELDMATGERRTGHDLQALVRDAKAFKAQVDRLSQRAPAFAIEQGALAGLFAENADPVGASAASAERLNLYAEEGDGVWSGSPGEQGAIVFGRSRRAVQETIVLEEALIRSLDGRRLAERAAAFEGLFDAPATYRRKDRSITIRGPIDLLNAVLDQGKKGLAIQRYKGLGEMNPEQLWETTLDANARTLLRVQVDHADDADDLFAKLMGDVVEPRREFIQDNALDAAVDV comes from the coding sequence ATGACCGACGAACCGATCCACGAACGTACCGCCGACAATGCCGAGGAAGCCGCCTACGGCGCGGAATCCATCAAGGTTCTCAAGGGCCTGGACGCGGTGCGCAAACGCCCCGGCATGTATATCGGCGACACCGACGACGGCTCGGGCCTGCACCACATGGTCTATGAGGTGGTCGACAACGCCATCGACGAGGCCCTGGCCGGCCACGCCGATCTGGTCGAGGTGATCCTGAACGCCGACGGCTCGGTCACCGTGACCGACAACGGACGCGGCATCCCGGTCGACATCCACGCCGAGGAAGGCGTGTCCGCCGCCGAGGTCATCATGACCCAGCTGCACGCGGGCGGAAAATTCGACCAGAATTCCTACAAGGTCTCGGGCGGCCTCCACGGCGTGGGCGTCTCCGTCGTCAACGCCCTGTCCGACTGGCTGAAGCTGGTGATCTTCCGGAACGGCCAGCGCCACGAGATGAAGTTCGAGCGGGGCGACACGGTCGAGAGCCTGCGGGTCACGGGCGAGGCCCCGATGCGCGAAAACGGCAAGGTCCTGTCGGGCACCCAGGTGACCTTCTATCCGTCGGTCACGACCTTCGCCCACATCGACTTCGACCTGAAGACGCTGGAACACCGCCTGCGCGAACTGGCCTTCCTGAACTCGGGCGTGGTCATCAAGCTGCAGGACCATCGCGGCGTCGAGCCGTTCGAGGAGATCCTGCACTACGAGGGCGGCGTCGAGGCCTTCGTGCGCCACCTGGACAAGTCCAAGACGCCGATCCTGAAGGACGTCATCGTCATTCGCGGCAAGCGCGACAACATCGAGATCGACCTGGCCCTGTGGTGGAACGATTCCTACCACGAGACCATGTTGTGCTTCACCAACAACATCCCCCAGCGCGACGGCGGCACCCACCTGTCGGCCTTCCGCACCAGTCTGACCAAGGTCATGGGGGCCTATATGGAATCCTCCGGTGCCCTGAAGAAGGAGAAGGTCGCCCCGACCGGCGAGGACGCGCGCGAGGGCCTGACCTGCGTGCTGTCGGTCAAGGTGCCGGACCCCAAATTCAGCAGCCAGACCAAGGACAAGCTGGTCTCCTCCGAGGTCCGCCCGGCGGTCGAGGGGCTGTGCACCGACGGCCTGAACCAGTGGTTCGAGGAACATCCGGTCGAGGCCAAGGCGGTCGTCGCCAAGATCATCGAGGCGGCCTCCGCCCGTGAAGCGGCGCGCAAGGCCCGTGACCTGACCCGGCGCAAGTCGGCGCTGGATATCAGCTCCCTGCCCGGCAAGCTGGCCGACTGCCAGGAACGCGACCCGGCCAAGTCCGAACTGTTCATCGTGGAGGGTGATTCCGCCGGCGGCTCGGCCAAACAGGCGCGCAACCGCGAGAACCAGGCGGTCCTGCCGCTGCGGGGCAAGATCCTGAACGTCGAGCGGGCCCGGTTCGACCGGATGCTGTCGTCCGAGCTGATCGGCACGCTCATCCTGGCACTCGGCACCGGCATCGGCCGCGACGACTTCAACGCCGACAAGCTGCGCTATCACAAGATCATCCTGATGGCCGACGCCGACGTCGACGGCGCCCACATCCGGACCCTGCTGCTGACCTTCTTCTATCGCCAGATGCCCGAGCTGATCGAGCGCGGCCACGTCTTCATCGCCCAGCCGCCGCTCTACAAGGTCTCCAAGGGCAAGCAGTCTCGCTACCTGAAGGACCAGTCCGAGATGGACTCCTATCTGATCGAGGAGGGCTCGTCGGACGCCGAGCTGGACATGGCCACGGGCGAACGCCGCACGGGCCACGACCTGCAGGCCCTGGTCCGCGACGCCAAGGCGTTCAAGGCCCAGGTCGACCGGCTGAGCCAGCGTGCCCCGGCCTTCGCCATCGAACAGGGGGCCCTGGCCGGGCTGTTCGCGGAGAACGCCGATCCGGTGGGGGCCTCCGCCGCCTCCGCCGAACGCCTGAACCTGTACGCCGAAGAAGGCGACGGGGTGTGGTCGGGCTCGCCCGGCGAACAGGGCGCCATCGTGTTCGGGCGAAGCCGCCGCGCGGTGCAGGAGACGATCGTGCTGGAAGAGGCGCTGATCCGCTCGCTGGACGGCCGCCGACTGGCCGAGCGCGCCGCGGCCTTCGAGGGCCTGTTCGACGCGCCCGCCACCTATCGGCGCAAGGACAGGTCGATCACCATTCGGGGTCCGATCGACCTGCTGAACGCGGTGCTGGACCAGGGCAAGAAGGGCCTCGCCATCCAGCGCTACAAAGGTCTGGGCGAGATGAACCCCGAACAGCTGTGGGAGACCACGCTGGACGCCAACGCCCGCACCCTGCTGCGGGTCCAGGTCGACCACGCCGACGACGCCGACGACCTGTTCGCCAAGCTGATGGGCGACGTCGTCGAACCGCGCCGCGAGTTCATCCAGGACAATGCGCTGGATGCGGCGGTGGACGTCTAG
- a CDS encoding cation:proton antiporter → MPHADSLISTLVAGFVLAFVFGMIANRLKLSPLVGYLVAGVVVGPYTIGFVADTTLAPQLAEIGVILLMFGVGLHFSPADLMKVRKVAIPGALVQIASATLLGWLLGRFLLGLGDVEALLMGFALSVASTVVLMRALEERHQNKGEVGRIAVGWLIVEDLVIVIALVMLPMIVLPAGTAVDPSALALNVGWTLLKVVGFVLAMLFVGGRVLPWLLVRIAHTRSRELFTLGVLAIALGIAWIAYYLFHSFALGAFLAGLVLNGTPLGHNAAERSLPLRDAFAVLFFVSVGMLFDPTILWREPLSVLGVLGIVIVGKTIAALAITHMFKLDRATGLTVGASLAQVGEFSFILAALSMSLGAMSQQTHDLVLAAALLSISLNPFVFAFMDRIGGKLPGARIEGEANPATA, encoded by the coding sequence ATGCCGCATGCCGACAGCCTGATTTCCACCCTCGTCGCCGGCTTCGTGCTGGCCTTCGTGTTCGGGATGATCGCCAACCGGCTGAAGCTGTCGCCGCTCGTGGGCTACCTCGTCGCCGGGGTCGTGGTCGGCCCCTACACCATAGGTTTCGTCGCTGACACGACGCTCGCGCCCCAACTGGCCGAGATCGGCGTGATCCTGCTGATGTTCGGGGTCGGTCTGCATTTCTCGCCCGCCGACCTGATGAAGGTCAGGAAGGTCGCCATCCCCGGGGCCCTCGTCCAGATCGCTTCGGCGACGCTGCTGGGCTGGCTGCTCGGGCGGTTCCTGCTGGGTCTCGGCGACGTCGAGGCGCTGCTGATGGGCTTCGCCCTGTCGGTCGCCTCCACGGTCGTCCTGATGCGGGCGCTGGAGGAGCGGCACCAGAACAAGGGCGAGGTCGGACGCATCGCCGTCGGCTGGCTGATCGTCGAGGATCTGGTGATCGTCATCGCCCTGGTCATGCTGCCCATGATCGTGCTTCCGGCCGGGACCGCGGTCGATCCGTCCGCCCTGGCCCTGAACGTCGGCTGGACCCTGCTCAAGGTCGTGGGCTTCGTCCTGGCCATGCTGTTCGTCGGCGGGCGCGTCCTGCCCTGGCTCCTGGTGCGGATCGCCCACACGCGGTCGCGCGAGCTCTTCACCCTGGGCGTCCTGGCCATCGCGCTCGGCATCGCCTGGATCGCCTACTACCTGTTCCACTCCTTCGCGCTCGGGGCCTTCCTGGCCGGGCTGGTTCTGAACGGCACGCCGCTGGGTCACAATGCGGCGGAGCGGTCGCTGCCGCTGCGCGACGCCTTCGCCGTCCTCTTCTTCGTGTCGGTGGGCATGCTGTTCGACCCGACCATCCTGTGGCGCGAACCCCTCTCGGTGCTGGGCGTGCTGGGCATCGTCATCGTCGGCAAGACGATCGCGGCCCTGGCCATCACCCATATGTTCAAGCTGGATCGTGCCACCGGCCTGACGGTCGGGGCCAGCCTGGCCCAGGTGGGGGAGTTCTCCTTCATCCTGGCGGCGCTCAGCATGTCGCTGGGGGCCATGAGCCAGCAGACCCACGATCTGGTGCTGGCCGCCGCCCTGCTGTCGATCTCGCTGAACCCGTTCGTGTTCGCCTTCATGGACCGGATCGGCGGCAAGCTGCCCGGCGCCCGCATCGAGGGCGAGGCCAATCCGGCGACGGCCTGA
- the recF gene encoding DNA replication/repair protein RecF (All proteins in this family for which functions are known are DNA-binding proteins that assist the filamentation of RecA onto DNA for the initiation of recombination or recombinational repair.): MIRALTLTDFRSYAAATLSVETGPVVLHGPNGAGKTNLLEALSLFTPGKGLRAATAQEMGRREPGETGGRAWAVALTLAGPDGDDVRLGTGVQVAGAGRRMVRIEGETAQPGRLLDYLRPVWATPEQDRLFSDARAERLKFFDRLVFAADPGHAAAVAGYEKALRERLRLLVDGAEGREADPLWLDALEVRLGETGARAASARARALGVLQAAIDARAERPFPQADLGLDGAAETAAANGSDDEAIAAGIREGMARSRARDGAAGRSLFGPHRTDLTALHREKNRPAAEGSSGEQKALVLNLILAQIGRLKATGGPTPAPPVLLLDEAPAHLDAGRRAALFDEIVALDLQAFMTGTEADLFEPLRGRAAFVRVEGGALTSG; encoded by the coding sequence TTGATCCGCGCCCTGACCCTGACCGACTTCCGGTCCTATGCCGCCGCCACCCTGTCCGTGGAGACAGGGCCCGTGGTGCTGCACGGGCCGAACGGGGCGGGCAAGACCAACCTGCTGGAGGCGCTGAGCCTGTTCACGCCCGGCAAGGGGCTGCGCGCGGCCACCGCCCAGGAGATGGGCCGCCGGGAGCCCGGCGAGACCGGGGGGCGGGCCTGGGCCGTGGCCCTGACGCTGGCCGGGCCCGACGGCGACGACGTCCGGCTGGGCACGGGCGTGCAGGTCGCGGGCGCGGGACGGCGGATGGTCCGGATCGAGGGCGAGACGGCCCAGCCCGGACGGCTGCTGGACTATCTGAGGCCCGTGTGGGCGACGCCGGAGCAGGACCGGCTGTTCTCGGACGCGCGGGCCGAGCGGCTGAAGTTCTTCGACCGTCTGGTGTTCGCCGCCGATCCCGGCCATGCGGCGGCGGTGGCGGGCTATGAGAAGGCCCTGCGCGAGCGACTGCGGCTGCTGGTCGACGGGGCGGAAGGCCGCGAGGCCGATCCCCTGTGGCTCGACGCGCTGGAGGTCCGGCTGGGCGAGACGGGCGCGCGGGCGGCCTCGGCGCGGGCCCGGGCGCTGGGGGTGCTGCAGGCCGCGATCGACGCGCGGGCGGAACGCCCCTTTCCGCAGGCCGACCTGGGCCTGGACGGCGCGGCCGAGACGGCGGCGGCGAACGGGTCCGATGACGAGGCTATCGCCGCCGGCATCCGCGAAGGGATGGCCCGGTCGCGGGCGCGGGACGGCGCCGCCGGCCGGTCCCTGTTCGGGCCGCACCGCACCGACCTGACCGCGCTCCATCGCGAGAAGAACCGCCCGGCCGCCGAGGGGTCTTCGGGCGAACAGAAGGCGCTGGTCCTGAACCTGATCCTGGCCCAGATCGGGCGGCTGAAGGCGACGGGCGGGCCCACGCCCGCCCCGCCCGTGCTGCTGCTGGACGAGGCGCCGGCCCATCTGGACGCCGGTCGCCGTGCGGCCCTGTTCGACGAGATCGTGGCCCTGGACCTGCAGGCCTTCATGACCGGCACCGAGGCCGACCTGTTCGAACCACTTCGGGGCCGGGCGGCCTTCGTCCGGGTCGAGGGCGGGGCGCTGACGTCAGGCTGA